A section of the Streptomyces sp. NBC_00178 genome encodes:
- a CDS encoding ABC transporter ATP-binding protein produces the protein MSEEEAMRPTPATVHVQGVSKRYGDRQAVDDVSLDIGRGEFFGLLGPNGAGKSTLVEIMEGLRRADTGSVALFGESPWPRNTALLPRIGIQTQSSAFFVRQTAREHLSTVAALYGAPREAAEAALDSVGLTGRRDVQVEKLSGGQRQRLAIASALVHGPELIFLDEPTAALDPQARRDLWDVLRSLKEQGRTIVHTTHHLDEAQELCDRIAILVDGRIVVTDSPHALVDASRAPSRLLLPLGRLDERKAADVAGVDRVTVQGGSLVLETRTTGRVLSALDRLVGLDGVQTRTPSLEDVYLDLTAGATQSPHTDRSIPETTPERRP, from the coding sequence ATGAGTGAGGAAGAGGCCATGCGACCCACACCCGCCACCGTCCACGTGCAGGGGGTCTCCAAACGCTACGGCGACCGGCAGGCCGTGGACGACGTGTCCCTCGACATCGGCCGGGGCGAGTTCTTCGGGCTCCTCGGCCCCAACGGAGCGGGCAAGTCGACCCTGGTGGAGATCATGGAGGGGCTTCGCCGGGCCGACACGGGCTCCGTCGCACTGTTCGGCGAGTCCCCCTGGCCCCGCAACACCGCCCTGCTGCCCCGCATCGGCATACAGACCCAGTCCTCGGCCTTCTTCGTCCGGCAGACCGCCCGCGAGCACCTGAGCACCGTCGCCGCGCTCTACGGAGCCCCGCGCGAGGCGGCCGAGGCGGCCCTCGACTCCGTGGGGCTCACCGGCCGGCGGGACGTGCAGGTGGAGAAACTCTCCGGCGGCCAGCGCCAGCGGCTCGCCATCGCCTCCGCGCTCGTCCACGGCCCCGAACTGATCTTCCTGGACGAGCCGACCGCCGCGCTCGACCCGCAGGCCCGGCGCGACCTCTGGGACGTACTGCGCTCACTGAAGGAGCAAGGCCGCACCATCGTCCACACCACGCACCACCTGGACGAGGCGCAGGAGCTCTGCGACCGCATCGCCATCCTCGTGGACGGCCGGATCGTCGTCACCGACAGTCCGCACGCCCTCGTGGACGCCTCCCGGGCACCGAGCCGGCTGCTGCTGCCGCTCGGCCGGCTGGACGAACGGAAGGCGGCGGACGTCGCCGGCGTCGACCGCGTCACCGTCCAGGGCGGCTCACTCGTCCTGGAGACCCGTACCACCGGCCGGGTGCTCAGCGCGCTCGACCGGCTCGTGGGCCTGGACGGGGTGCAGACCCGCACCCCCAGCCTGGAGGACGTCTACCTCGACCTCACCGCCGGAGCGACCCAGAGCCCCCACACCGACCGCAGCATCCCCGAGACCACCCCGGAGCGCCGGCCATGA
- a CDS encoding metalloprotease, producing MSATPGVPAPAARSAARAHRPVLRAGVRIGPPLLRGPRTVHLIRHPVTGAVSEVGTREHFVISRLDGTRNLDDLAPEYAARFGRRLAEESWNRLLGLLGARGLLEGAPDPPPPAHPAPDVTFWRGTRRMVADADATTARLHRALRPLLHPAVQLPLLAAVSVMALVLAVHAAELGHGAAVLIRDPVVLGAAALFLWFSITVHELAHGVAAQHFGGHVAEIGLRWRFPAAMLYCTVDDYLFIPGRRARLVIAGAGAYVNLVLLLPFGIWWSTLPATDPARPLLAGLLLLGGIQALSNLVPLPPLDGYRMLGHLLGTAHLAPETRTYLALRRAGSEAASAYPRRARLIYTAYGAGSVLLILLAVTGTCAAALLLLA from the coding sequence ATGAGCGCCACCCCCGGCGTGCCCGCTCCCGCCGCCCGCAGCGCGGCCCGGGCCCACCGCCCCGTGCTGCGGGCCGGTGTCCGGATCGGCCCGCCCCTGCTGCGCGGCCCCCGCACCGTGCACCTCATCCGGCACCCCGTCACCGGGGCCGTGTCGGAAGTGGGGACGAGGGAACACTTCGTCATCTCCCGGCTCGACGGCACCAGGAACCTGGACGACCTCGCCCCCGAATACGCCGCCCGCTTCGGCCGCCGGCTCGCCGAGGAGAGCTGGAACCGGCTCCTGGGCCTCCTCGGCGCGCGCGGCCTGCTGGAGGGCGCCCCCGACCCACCGCCGCCGGCACACCCCGCTCCTGACGTCACCTTCTGGCGCGGCACACGCCGCATGGTCGCCGACGCCGACGCGACCACCGCGCGACTGCACCGGGCGCTGCGCCCCCTGCTGCACCCCGCCGTCCAACTGCCGCTGCTGGCCGCCGTGTCGGTCATGGCGCTGGTCCTCGCCGTGCACGCGGCTGAACTCGGCCACGGCGCGGCGGTGCTGATCCGGGACCCCGTCGTCCTGGGAGCCGCCGCGCTGTTCCTGTGGTTCAGCATCACCGTCCACGAACTGGCCCACGGCGTCGCCGCCCAGCACTTCGGCGGACACGTAGCCGAGATCGGCCTGAGGTGGCGGTTCCCGGCCGCGATGCTGTACTGCACCGTCGACGACTACCTCTTCATCCCCGGCCGCCGCGCCAGACTCGTGATCGCCGGCGCCGGCGCGTACGTCAACCTGGTCCTGCTGCTGCCGTTCGGGATCTGGTGGTCCACGCTCCCCGCCACCGATCCTGCCCGCCCCCTGCTCGCGGGACTGCTGCTGCTCGGCGGTATCCAGGCCCTCAGCAACCTGGTCCCGCTCCCGCCGCTGGACGGCTACCGCATGCTGGGCCACCTCCTCGGCACCGCCCACCTCGCCCCCGAGACGCGCACCTACCTGGCACTGCGCCGGGCCGGCTCCGAGGCAGCTTCCGCCTACCCCCGCCGCGCCCGGCTGATCTACACGGCGTACGGCGCCGGGTCGGTCCTCCTGATCCTGCTCGCGGTGACCGGCACCTGCGCGGCGGCGCTCCTGCTGCTCGCATGA
- a CDS encoding lantibiotic dehydratase C-terminal domain-containing protein, with product MPELTAPRPATASPAAEQPGEWIALHVFYAASPQPMLVDCVRPLVDGLTADGLLAGHFFINYWLEGPHVRLRLRPARAEDAPEVRRRAEEALTGFLRSRPALYEVDSGFLKDFYNALFDIEFPGEDRARFMGADGRMNLRPNNSFSHEPYAPEYAKYGGPAGVELAEWHFRHSSDLVIDAFRTMNLHLRTVLLGTSAQLMMVMASCFLPEEDHLADYLDGYYAFWHRAFPGTGFIGSQEYEARYARTAPQLGSRFAEIRAAVRSRETGRLPRFLRGWAEHCLELRGRIEDLVTRGDLAFPVREGPAREDAGQERTEPGGVVVLEVVTHVPAVLPRLLSPYMHMTNNRLHVTIRDEAYLSFMLGQVLREPVQAATRKAAGA from the coding sequence ATGCCGGAACTGACCGCCCCCCGCCCCGCCACCGCCTCCCCGGCCGCCGAGCAGCCCGGGGAGTGGATCGCACTCCACGTCTTCTACGCCGCCAGCCCCCAGCCGATGCTGGTCGACTGCGTCCGCCCGCTCGTGGACGGGCTGACCGCCGACGGACTCCTCGCGGGCCACTTCTTCATCAACTACTGGCTGGAGGGCCCGCACGTCCGCCTCCGGCTCCGCCCGGCCCGCGCCGAGGACGCGCCCGAGGTCAGGCGCCGGGCGGAGGAGGCGCTCACCGGCTTCCTCCGCAGCCGTCCGGCCCTGTACGAGGTCGACTCCGGCTTCCTGAAGGACTTCTACAACGCGCTGTTCGACATCGAGTTCCCCGGCGAGGACCGTGCCCGTTTCATGGGTGCGGACGGCCGGATGAACCTGCGGCCGAACAACTCCTTCAGCCACGAGCCCTACGCCCCGGAGTACGCGAAGTACGGCGGCCCGGCCGGGGTCGAGCTCGCCGAATGGCACTTCCGGCACTCCAGCGACCTGGTCATCGACGCGTTCCGCACCATGAACCTGCATCTGCGGACGGTACTGCTCGGCACTTCCGCCCAGCTGATGATGGTGATGGCGAGCTGCTTCCTGCCCGAGGAGGATCACCTCGCGGACTATCTGGACGGCTACTACGCCTTCTGGCACCGGGCCTTCCCCGGCACCGGTTTCATCGGTTCCCAGGAATACGAGGCCAGGTACGCGCGGACGGCCCCCCAGCTGGGGAGCCGGTTCGCCGAGATCCGCGCCGCCGTCCGGAGCCGCGAAACGGGACGCCTGCCGCGTTTCCTGCGCGGCTGGGCCGAACACTGCCTCGAACTGCGAGGCCGTATCGAGGATCTCGTGACGCGGGGTGACCTGGCCTTCCCGGTCCGGGAAGGGCCCGCACGGGAGGACGCCGGGCAGGAGCGCACGGAACCCGGGGGCGTGGTTGTGCTGGAGGTCGTCACCCATGTGCCCGCCGTGCTGCCGAGGCTCCTGTCCCCATACATGCACATGACCAACAACAGGCTCCACGTGACGATCCGCGACGAGGCCTACCTGTCCTTCATGCTGGGCCAGGTCCTGCGCGAGCCGGTCCAGGCGGCCACGCGGAAGGCGGCCGGGGCATGA
- a CDS encoding lantibiotic dehydratase, translating to MTLLTSDTPPAGTTRWEPGRRFMLRAAGLPVEAVHGLRSPRTRRWADEILAREERLARDGAALSDLLHGLVPAADAVGGTARRSLLALRRQVYNNRLPADPPASVRLVTGLDKAVGDRTSDWLAERALHAGQLEQRAALWGEEMRRARAELRRYLSHDRFRKGLLLASPALDGRIDGYLADTRAEPGGRMRKIERSALTYLYRTACKTSPFSTLTAIAAGTFDGEPADTTAALRVGEEWTSHVRLSVVALNRIADLVLADPVRRQDLPVVLSPGWARDADRVRYVRQWVTAGDDSAAVTFDAVRDRLFYLRTSGTLERLLTLFAGRDGLRHRDLVDWLSAEHGADRRECERYAAALHQLGMVRVPGLRTDVHTPDPLRSFQEALRGLGVPWADTAADSLDGPAACLAAYPAADVRTRRTLLRTLREGLLQAQRDLGAAEPALPQTLLYEDVSAGGDLVCAPGLLAGETGRALRAVESILPIFDITLPQRITLRGFFTARYGRGGRCDDLLGLVHDFHEDFFDQYISFTSKRTAFDDDGAYVPEENWLGQSALRTLDDARRGFVAGMRELWAEEGAAEEVQLPDGLLATVAGRLSPLTAGFTPQSHHIQVSGPVPGHPEGPLVVLNRSYGGLAFPFSRFTHAYDTSDGPAGAGLSARLRDELRERQPHGAVFAEVTGGTVTSNLNLHGRMTDYQIVCPGETSTVPEADRIHLDDLHLVHDEAADRLVLRSRRLDREVIPVYLGYLVPVALPEIPRTLLLMSPSTMTPTDLWGGVPDGPAVDGVTRRPRVAHGDVVVSRRSWTADAATLPVRRPEADEALWYLDWQRWRRAHGLPDQVFATVHGTGRRTPGAKPLYVDFDSPLSLTAFDALVDRTPGASVILREMLPTEDGLHLTSAHGRHVAELAVETFTTRPSRTEDGPTCRN from the coding sequence ATGACCCTCTTGACGTCCGACACCCCTCCCGCCGGGACCACCCGGTGGGAGCCCGGCCGGCGATTCATGCTCCGGGCCGCCGGACTGCCCGTGGAGGCGGTCCACGGACTCCGCAGCCCCCGCACCCGGCGGTGGGCCGACGAGATCCTGGCCCGGGAGGAGCGCCTCGCCCGCGACGGCGCCGCGCTGAGCGACCTCCTGCACGGGCTGGTCCCGGCCGCGGACGCCGTGGGCGGTACCGCCCGCCGGAGCCTGCTCGCCCTTCGCCGGCAGGTGTACAACAACCGTCTGCCCGCCGACCCCCCGGCCTCCGTGCGCCTGGTCACCGGGCTCGACAAGGCCGTCGGCGACCGCACATCGGACTGGCTCGCCGAGCGGGCGCTCCACGCCGGGCAGCTGGAGCAGCGGGCCGCCCTGTGGGGCGAGGAAATGCGCCGCGCGCGCGCCGAGTTGCGCAGGTATCTCTCCCATGACCGATTCCGCAAGGGCTTGTTGCTCGCCTCACCCGCCCTGGACGGCCGGATCGACGGCTACCTGGCCGACACGCGGGCCGAACCCGGCGGCCGGATGCGGAAGATCGAGCGGTCCGCGCTCACCTACCTCTACCGCACCGCGTGCAAGACCAGCCCCTTCTCCACGCTCACCGCGATCGCCGCCGGTACCTTCGACGGCGAACCGGCCGACACCACAGCCGCCCTGCGGGTCGGCGAGGAGTGGACCAGTCACGTCCGGCTCAGTGTCGTCGCCCTGAACCGGATCGCCGATCTGGTCCTGGCCGACCCGGTGCGCCGCCAGGACCTGCCCGTCGTGCTCTCCCCGGGCTGGGCCCGCGACGCGGACCGCGTGCGCTACGTACGCCAATGGGTGACCGCCGGGGACGACAGCGCGGCCGTGACCTTCGACGCCGTACGCGACCGGCTGTTCTACCTGCGCACCAGCGGCACCCTGGAGCGGCTGCTCACCCTGTTCGCGGGCCGCGACGGGCTTCGTCACCGCGACCTCGTCGACTGGCTGAGCGCCGAGCACGGCGCCGATCGCCGGGAGTGCGAGCGCTACGCCGCTGCGCTCCACCAGCTCGGCATGGTCCGGGTGCCGGGGCTGCGCACCGACGTGCACACCCCGGACCCGCTGCGCTCCTTCCAGGAGGCCCTGCGCGGGCTGGGGGTGCCCTGGGCCGACACCGCTGCCGACAGCCTGGACGGCCCGGCAGCCTGCCTCGCGGCCTACCCCGCCGCCGACGTCCGCACCCGCCGGACGCTGCTGCGCACCCTGCGCGAAGGACTCCTCCAGGCGCAGAGGGACCTCGGTGCCGCCGAACCCGCCCTCCCGCAGACCCTGTTGTACGAGGACGTCAGCGCGGGGGGCGACCTGGTCTGTGCGCCGGGCCTGCTGGCCGGGGAGACCGGGCGGGCCCTGCGGGCGGTCGAGAGCATCCTGCCGATTTTCGACATCACCCTGCCCCAGCGCATCACTCTGCGCGGCTTCTTCACGGCCCGCTATGGGCGCGGCGGACGCTGCGACGACCTGCTCGGACTGGTCCACGACTTCCATGAGGACTTCTTCGACCAGTACATCTCGTTCACCTCCAAGCGCACCGCCTTCGACGACGACGGCGCCTACGTCCCGGAGGAGAACTGGCTCGGCCAGAGCGCGCTGCGGACCCTGGACGACGCCCGCCGCGGCTTCGTGGCCGGCATGAGGGAGCTGTGGGCCGAGGAGGGGGCGGCGGAGGAGGTGCAGCTGCCGGACGGCCTCCTCGCCACGGTGGCCGGCCGACTCTCACCCCTGACGGCCGGGTTCACGCCGCAGAGCCACCACATCCAGGTGTCGGGGCCTGTCCCAGGGCACCCGGAGGGCCCGTTGGTCGTCCTCAACCGCTCGTACGGCGGACTCGCCTTCCCCTTCAGCCGTTTCACTCACGCCTACGACACTTCGGACGGCCCCGCCGGTGCCGGTCTCTCCGCCCGGCTCCGGGACGAGCTGCGCGAACGGCAGCCCCACGGCGCGGTGTTCGCCGAAGTGACGGGCGGCACCGTCACCAGCAACCTGAATCTGCACGGCAGGATGACGGACTATCAGATCGTGTGCCCCGGTGAGACGTCCACCGTCCCGGAGGCCGACCGCATCCACCTCGACGATCTCCACCTCGTCCACGACGAAGCGGCCGACCGCCTCGTGCTGCGCTCGCGCCGGCTGGACCGCGAGGTCATTCCCGTCTACCTGGGCTACCTCGTCCCGGTGGCGCTGCCGGAGATCCCCCGCACCCTGCTGCTGATGTCTCCCAGCACCATGACGCCGACCGACCTCTGGGGCGGTGTGCCGGACGGCCCTGCCGTGGACGGCGTGACCCGCCGTCCACGGGTGGCCCACGGTGACGTGGTCGTCAGCCGCCGCAGCTGGACGGCTGACGCCGCCACCCTCCCGGTCCGCCGTCCCGAGGCGGACGAAGCGCTGTGGTACCTGGACTGGCAGCGGTGGCGCCGCGCACACGGACTGCCCGACCAGGTCTTCGCCACCGTGCACGGCACCGGCCGCCGCACCCCGGGCGCCAAGCCGCTGTACGTGGACTTCGACAGCCCCCTCTCCCTGACCGCCTTCGACGCCCTCGTGGACCGGACACCGGGCGCCTCGGTGATCCTGCGCGAGATGCTGCCGACCGAGGACGGGCTGCACCTGACCTCCGCGCACGGCCGCCACGTGGCCGAACTGGCCGTCGAGACCTTCACCACCCGCCCCTCCCGCACCGAGGACGGCCCCACATGCCGGAACTGA
- a CDS encoding nitroreductase family protein, which yields MGYAHEYADAVLHRGRVPMEPADFLPDWSDGPRKGKFYPGVSPHRLPDGDGLPDVPVACGLLPALAPAQDPAAAADPAGFTLPLLSAMLKDSYGLTGRRLGVQANSDLSGLPFYTHANWSRGTAGGGGLYPVSIYWAAGPSGPLTPGIHYYDVQRHAVQRLLTGDVSARIREALGPDAPADALETDQYLILGVKYWQNTFKYNSFSYHVVSTDLGTLVQTWRIWAGARGLRTAPVLWFDEPRLNGLLGTAGEEEAVFAVVPLRWATPSGTTATVTAPGPDPAVRHRDVERSRTVLDFPTVRAMHTATTAHAARRPAPGALAPAAALPVPAGGTRVALPAAAFPGKPVRRTLRERRSSFGRFDAARPLTPAQLSSVLAACAATSLESDADPEGTVRQARLYAFVNHVTGIEPGAYAYDPEAGDLRLVEAGHQGAFLQENYFLANYNLEQAGAVLVPTVRTTAVLDAVGDRGYRLAVGTAGAVAQTFYVAAAALGIGAGVALGFDNISFIEKLGLAGGDEAPLLIMPLGNERPRPADFRHEIA from the coding sequence ATGGGGTACGCCCACGAGTACGCCGACGCCGTCCTGCACCGGGGCCGCGTCCCGATGGAGCCGGCGGACTTCCTGCCCGACTGGTCCGACGGGCCACGCAAGGGCAAGTTCTACCCCGGCGTGAGCCCTCACCGCCTGCCCGACGGCGACGGCCTGCCCGACGTTCCCGTCGCCTGCGGCCTGCTCCCGGCCCTCGCGCCCGCGCAGGATCCGGCCGCGGCAGCCGACCCGGCGGGCTTCACGCTGCCGCTGCTCTCCGCCATGCTCAAGGACTCGTACGGGCTGACCGGCCGCCGTCTGGGCGTCCAGGCCAACAGCGACCTGTCCGGCCTGCCCTTCTACACCCACGCCAACTGGTCACGCGGGACGGCGGGCGGTGGCGGGCTCTATCCGGTCAGCATCTACTGGGCGGCCGGCCCGTCCGGCCCGCTGACCCCCGGTATCCACTACTACGACGTCCAGCGGCATGCCGTGCAGCGGCTGCTGACCGGTGACGTCTCGGCACGGATCCGCGAAGCCCTCGGCCCGGACGCGCCCGCCGACGCGCTGGAGACCGACCAGTACCTGATCCTCGGCGTCAAGTACTGGCAGAACACGTTCAAGTACAACAGTTTCTCGTACCACGTGGTCTCCACCGACCTCGGCACACTCGTCCAGACCTGGCGGATCTGGGCAGGCGCCCGGGGACTGCGGACCGCGCCCGTCCTGTGGTTCGACGAGCCCCGGCTCAACGGGCTGCTCGGCACCGCGGGGGAGGAGGAGGCCGTCTTCGCCGTCGTCCCGCTGCGCTGGGCGACCCCGTCGGGGACCACGGCGACGGTGACGGCCCCCGGACCCGACCCCGCCGTCCGGCACCGGGACGTCGAACGCTCGCGCACCGTCCTGGACTTCCCGACCGTACGGGCCATGCACACCGCGACCACCGCCCACGCCGCCCGTCGCCCCGCTCCCGGCGCACTCGCCCCGGCCGCCGCCCTCCCGGTGCCCGCCGGGGGCACCCGCGTCGCCCTGCCCGCCGCTGCCTTCCCCGGCAAACCCGTACGCCGGACCCTGCGCGAGCGGCGCAGCAGCTTCGGCCGCTTCGACGCCGCCCGGCCGCTCACCCCGGCCCAGCTCTCGTCGGTCCTCGCGGCCTGCGCGGCGACCTCGCTGGAGAGCGACGCCGACCCCGAGGGCACCGTCCGGCAGGCACGGCTCTACGCCTTCGTCAACCATGTGACGGGCATCGAGCCGGGGGCCTACGCCTACGACCCGGAGGCGGGCGACCTGAGGCTCGTCGAAGCGGGCCACCAGGGCGCCTTCCTCCAGGAGAACTACTTCCTGGCCAACTACAACCTCGAGCAGGCGGGTGCCGTCCTCGTGCCCACCGTCCGGACCACCGCCGTCCTCGACGCGGTCGGGGACCGCGGCTACCGGCTCGCCGTCGGTACGGCGGGCGCCGTGGCCCAGACGTTCTACGTCGCCGCGGCGGCCCTCGGGATCGGCGCGGGCGTGGCGCTGGGCTTCGACAACATCTCCTTCATCGAGAAGCTCGGCCTGGCCGGGGGCGACGAAGCGCCCCTCCTGATCATGCCGCTCGGGAACGAACGCCCCCGGCCCGCCGACTTCCGCCACGAGATCGCCTGA
- a CDS encoding TOMM precursor leader peptide-binding protein has translation MRADTSAPAETPGTTARAGSARRFAAALNGALGEVAPNGPAATVIPLGVRDAYGAKQAAGPAPRKTGLASRKAEPAPQEAGPARRDAVPVHLYGRQVLVGPWPRDARAAGCGTCLARRWQGVRSVPLREGLELRSGTRSVGAWPYATPFAAAAVAALLAGLASAEPDPGPYPRVYLMDLDGMTVRSHPLVPDPECPDCGAPRPDTAEGAGHAPEPAPKYRPGSFRVRRIEDYPLPLDAYANPYWGALGPSVICDVASTTTSATVGCFSTRSGEYLRETFWGGHAGTFAHSRRIGVLEGLERYAGMRARAKTTRLTASLDDLGPDAVDPRETGLYSEEFHRANPRVRPFTPDREIPWVWGWSLRDAKPRPVPEILAYYHAPGLENRFVQESSNGCASGGSTEEAAYFGLMEVVERDAFLLAWYGQVPLREIDPGTSVRPATRHTVDRLAMYGYRARFFDTRISFPVPVVTAVAERFDGGVGRMCFGAGAGLDPESALDSALCEIATDSVNLVGRTRRDESRLRAMAADFDRVTTLHDHPLAYGVPEMGRHADFLLRQETPRPALAVADLVWPDAAGAPASTDLREDLLRAVGAVTAAGYDVVVVDQTLPEQRAVGLHTVKVLVPGLVPIDFGWSRQRARHMPRMRAVLGAAGLNPAPHPFP, from the coding sequence ATGCGGGCTGACACCTCCGCTCCGGCGGAGACCCCCGGGACCACCGCGCGGGCAGGGTCCGCGCGCCGCTTCGCCGCGGCTCTGAACGGCGCCCTCGGCGAGGTCGCCCCCAACGGGCCGGCGGCGACCGTGATCCCGCTCGGTGTCCGCGACGCGTACGGCGCGAAGCAGGCGGCCGGCCCGGCGCCGCGGAAGACCGGCCTGGCGTCACGGAAGGCCGAACCGGCGCCGCAGGAGGCCGGCCCGGCGAGGCGGGACGCCGTCCCCGTCCACCTGTACGGGCGGCAGGTGCTGGTCGGGCCCTGGCCCCGCGACGCCCGGGCGGCCGGCTGCGGGACCTGCCTGGCCCGCCGTTGGCAGGGCGTGCGCTCCGTGCCGCTGCGCGAAGGACTCGAACTGCGCTCCGGCACACGGTCGGTGGGCGCGTGGCCGTATGCCACGCCCTTCGCGGCGGCCGCTGTGGCGGCGCTGCTCGCCGGGCTCGCGAGTGCGGAACCGGACCCCGGGCCGTACCCCAGGGTGTACCTGATGGACCTGGACGGCATGACCGTACGCAGCCATCCGCTGGTCCCCGACCCGGAGTGCCCCGACTGCGGGGCGCCCCGGCCGGACACCGCCGAGGGCGCCGGCCACGCCCCCGAGCCCGCGCCCAAGTACCGGCCCGGCAGCTTCCGGGTGCGGCGGATCGAGGACTACCCGCTGCCCCTGGACGCCTACGCCAATCCGTACTGGGGTGCGCTCGGCCCGTCGGTCATCTGCGACGTGGCCTCCACCACCACGTCCGCGACCGTCGGCTGCTTCTCCACCCGCTCCGGGGAGTACCTGCGCGAGACCTTCTGGGGCGGCCACGCGGGCACCTTCGCGCACAGCCGGCGCATCGGCGTCCTGGAAGGGCTGGAGCGCTACGCCGGGATGCGCGCCCGGGCGAAGACCACCCGGCTCACCGCCTCCCTCGACGACCTCGGCCCCGACGCCGTCGACCCCCGCGAAACCGGGCTCTACTCCGAGGAGTTCCACCGCGCCAACCCCCGGGTGCGCCCCTTCACGCCGGACCGGGAGATCCCCTGGGTGTGGGGCTGGTCCCTGCGCGACGCCAAGCCGCGCCCGGTCCCCGAGATCCTGGCCTATTACCACGCCCCCGGGCTGGAGAACCGCTTCGTCCAGGAGAGCTCCAACGGCTGCGCCTCCGGCGGGAGTACCGAGGAGGCGGCCTACTTCGGCCTGATGGAGGTCGTGGAGCGCGACGCCTTCCTGCTCGCCTGGTACGGGCAGGTGCCGCTGCGGGAGATCGACCCCGGGACCAGCGTCCGGCCCGCGACCCGGCACACCGTCGACCGGCTCGCCATGTACGGCTACCGGGCCCGCTTCTTCGACACCCGCATCAGCTTCCCGGTCCCCGTCGTCACCGCCGTCGCCGAACGGTTCGACGGGGGAGTGGGCCGCATGTGCTTCGGGGCCGGCGCGGGACTCGACCCGGAGTCCGCGCTCGACTCGGCGCTCTGCGAGATAGCGACCGACTCGGTCAACCTGGTCGGCCGCACCCGCCGCGACGAGTCCCGGCTGCGCGCCATGGCAGCCGACTTCGACCGCGTCACCACCTTGCACGACCACCCGCTCGCCTACGGTGTCCCGGAGATGGGGCGGCACGCCGACTTCCTGCTGCGCCAGGAGACCCCGCGGCCCGCGCTCGCCGTGGCCGACCTGGTGTGGCCGGACGCCGCCGGCGCCCCCGCCTCCACGGACCTGCGCGAGGACCTGCTGCGTGCGGTCGGCGCGGTCACGGCCGCCGGCTACGACGTCGTCGTCGTCGACCAGACCCTGCCCGAGCAACGCGCGGTCGGGCTGCACACCGTGAAGGTCCTGGTGCCCGGCCTCGTCCCCATCGACTTCGGCTGGTCCCGTCAGCGCGCCCGGCACATGCCCCGCATGCGCGCCGTCCTCGGGGCCGCCGGCCTCAACCCCGCTCCGCACCCGTTCCCGTGA